The Phoenix dactylifera cultivar Barhee BC4 chromosome 12, palm_55x_up_171113_PBpolish2nd_filt_p, whole genome shotgun sequence genome has a window encoding:
- the LOC103720948 gene encoding MDIS1-interacting receptor like kinase 2-like — protein MDSKPFSQLLLPSTAPLSLWQLLLILSLLLLSLLHSSSIAVALSSTALLESQTRALLHWKSTLQRPQALSSWTLSNNTCTWLGITCCLNGSQAITEISLPRAGLSGKLDGLNLSSFASLTSLHLRRNYLFGAMPPGIGTLSALTSLDLSHNLLSGNLPPSLTNLSHVSEADLSHNEFTGDAAAFFSANWTKLVSLRLQFNHFTGTIPSEIRSLTNLKILHLYQNQISGSIPPETGNVRSLVSLHLANNKLTGFIPPALGNLTDLRTLHLYHNKLSGHIPSELGMLYRLEQMGAHENHLIGSIPPSFGNLTKLTNLQLHTNKISGSIPREVGNLVNLFVLMINDNILTGSIPSSLGNLTKLSTLDLHTNRISGTIPQPFGSFRSLTHLRVFGNKLSGSLPHELGNLTKLASLQIADNEFAGSLPPDVCKGGVLQRLVIANNHFEGPLPRSLKNCSTLLRVRLEGNRLKGNISQDLGIYPNLIYMDMSYNQLHGELSQNWAYCQNLTILQVSGNQLTGKIPPEFGKMLQLRVLDVSSNQLVGEIPRKLSGMSSLFQLNLSCNRLSGMMPSETGDLSSLEVLDLSDNHLSGPISGQLENLSKLRLLDLSENGFNGSIPPQIGEMESLQDLLDLSHNCLEGEIPSQLASLTYLVSLNLSHNNLSGAMPSSLASMISLTSIDVSYNDLEGPLPPSRLFQNAPAMWFADNRGLCGDVQSLPPCGPIMENTNDSRKHHIIPRIAIPLLGTFVLLVMSIIFIVMLCKKERPAKEEDDEVIIGDLFSVLNFDGRVAYSYIITATENFDDKYCIGRGGCGSVYKVELPTKQVVAVKKFHMMEEGIFNERSFRNEIQLKFDIATL, from the coding sequence ATGGATTCCAAGCCATTCTCCCAGCTCCTGCTCCCTTCCACTGCTCCTCTCTCCCTTTGGCAGCTCCTGCTTATACTATCTCTGTTACTCCTATCACTTCTCCACTCATCATCCATAGCAGTTGCTTTGAGCTCCACAGCACTACTTGAGTCCCAAACCAGAGCTCTCCTCCACTGGAAATCCACTCTCCAAAGGCCACAAGCCCTCAGCTCATGGACTCTCTCCAACAACACATGCACTTGGCTCGGAATCACCTGCTGCTTGAATGGAAGCCAAGCCATCACCGAGATCAGCCTCCCTCGCGCCGGCCTGTCAGGTAAGCTTGACGGCCTCAACCTCTCCTCCTTTGCATCCCTCACCAGCCTCCACCTCCGACGCAACTACCTCTTCGGTGCCATGCCGCCCGGCATCGGCACCCTCTCCGCTCTCACTTCCCTCGATCTCTCTCACAATCTTCTCTCCGGCAACCTGCCACCTTCTCTCACCAATCTCTCTCATGTCTCCGAAGCCGACCTTTCTCACAACGAATTCACAGGTGACGCAGCTGCGTTCTTCTCTGCCAATTGGACAAAACTCGTCTCCCTTCGTCTCCAATTCAATCATTTCACTGGAACAATACCTTCTGAGATCCGCTCCCTTACAAATCTCAAGATCCTGCATCTCTACCAAAACCAGATATCCGGTTCCATACCTCCAGAAACTGGCAATGTCAGGAGCCTGGTTAGCCTGCACTTGGCCAACAACAAACTCACTGGTTTCATCCCTCCAGCCCTTGGTAACTTGACCGATCTCAGAACTCTTCACCTTTACCACAACAAGCTATCTGGTCATATTCCCAGTGAATTAGGAATGCTTTACAGACTCGAACAAATGGGAGCTCATGAGAATCATCTCATAGGTTCCATCCCTCCAAGTTTCGGCAACCTCACCAAGCTTACCAACTTGCAGCTCCATACTAACAAGATCTCGGGCTCCATTCCACGTGAAGTAGGAAACCTAGTGAACTTGTTTGTTTTAATGATCAATGATAATATTCTAACAGGTTCCATCCCCTCAAGTTTAGGAAACCTGACCAAGCTGAGTACACTGGACCTCCATACAAATAGGATTTCTGGCACCATTCCTCAGCCTTTTGGCAGTTTTAGAAGCCTCACTCATCTTCGCGTATTCGGTAATAAATTATCCGGCTCTTTGCCTCATGAGCTCGGAAATCTAACGAAGTTGGCTTCCTTGCAAATAGCTGACAACGAGTTCGCAGGAAGCTTGCCGCCGGATGTTTGCAAAGGAGGCGTGCTTCAACGTCTCGTTATAGCAAACAACCATTTTGAGGGCCCTCTTCCAAGGTCTCTGAAAAATTGCTCTACCTTGTTGAGAGTTCGCCTTGAAGGAAATCGACTCAAAGGTAACATCTCCCAAGACTTGGGGATATATCCAAATCTAATCTACATGGATATGAGCTACAACCAACTGCATGGAGAGCTTTCACAAAACTGGGCATACTGTCAGAATTTGACAATTCTACAGGTTTCTGGGAATCAGCTCACTGGAAAAATACCCCCTGAATTTGGGAAAATGCTGCAACTGCGTGTCCTAGATGTTTCTTCAAACCAGCTAGTTGGAGAGATACCAAGGAAGCTCAGTGGCATGAGCTCATTATTCCAGTTGAATTTGAGTTGTAACAGGCTATCTGGAATGATGCCTTCAGAAACTGGAGACTTGTCCAGCCTAGAAGTTCTTGATTTGTCTGATAACCATCTAAGCGGGCCGATATCAGGACAACTAGAGAATCTATCCAAGCTGCGTCTGTTGGATTTGAGTGAAAATGGATTCAATGGGAGCATTCCACCACAAATTGGTGAGATGGAAAGCTTGCAGGATCTACTTGATTTGAGTCATAATTGCCTTGAAGGAGAGATACCATCACAACTAGCAAGCTTGACTTACTTAGTATCTCTGAACTTGTCCCACAATAATTTATCTGGTGCCATGCCTTCATCTCTAGCAAGCATGATAAGCTTGACATCCATAGATGTCTCGTACAATGATCTGGAGGGCCCTCTTCCTCCAAGTAGATTATTTCAAAATGCTCCAGCGATGTGGTTTGCCGATAACAGAGGCTTATGTGGCGATGTGCAAAGTTTGCCTCCTTGTGGCCCGATCATGGAGAATACTAATGATTCAAGGAAACACCACATAATACCACGCATTGCTATTCCTCTCTTGGGCACTTTTGTTCTTTTGGTTATGTCCATCATTTTCATTGTGATGCTTTGCAAGAAAGAAAGGCCAGCAAAAGAAGAGGATGATGAAGTTATTATTGGAGATCTGTTTTCAGTATTGAATTTTGATGGGAGAGTTGCTTACAGTTACATTATTACTGCAACTGAAAATTTTGATGATAAATATTGTATTGGAAGGGGAGGATGTGGCAGTGTCTACAAAGTAGAACTTCCAACTAAGCAGGTGGTAGCAGTGAAAAAATTTCACATGATGGAAGAAGGGATTTTTAATGAGAGAAGCTTTCGAAATGAAATCCAATTGAAATTCGACATTGCAACATTGTAA